Proteins co-encoded in one Acidobacteriota bacterium genomic window:
- a CDS encoding ABC transporter permease, with the protein MRLQWKLTVASLKMFTRQKEAIIWTMLLPLFMIFLFGFVSFESLGKIRIGVAGGEDEPAGQLVGRLGEVRTVQVSRGAESSELEQLMAGKRHLVLVIPEEFDAAKGKELRVLVNDGTPEESQLGLLILRKVLDDETFRMHTAPDRVPMTLQSVASRRSSYIDFLLPGVLSLAIMQSGIFGVAFGFVALRKRGVLRRLSVTPMRPQEFIAAQVTMRLIVLLAQTVVLVGVGIFFFDLQFMGSLLDLFAVGLLGGAVFLAIGFFLAGIARTEDQVVPLANVVSLPMMLLSGVFFSRSNLPEPVRLVTDFFPLTYLADGMRSIVLEGSTLPTLWLQLAGLGLWSIVSVWAAVKVFRWE; encoded by the coding sequence ATGCGGCTCCAGTGGAAATTGACGGTGGCTTCCCTGAAGATGTTCACACGACAGAAGGAAGCCATCATCTGGACCATGTTGCTGCCGCTCTTCATGATCTTTCTGTTCGGATTCGTGAGTTTCGAGAGTTTGGGAAAGATTCGGATCGGAGTGGCAGGCGGGGAGGATGAGCCGGCCGGGCAGCTCGTCGGGAGGCTCGGGGAGGTCCGGACGGTTCAGGTCAGCCGCGGGGCGGAAAGCTCCGAGCTGGAACAGCTCATGGCCGGCAAGCGCCACCTGGTTCTAGTCATTCCCGAGGAGTTCGATGCCGCCAAGGGGAAAGAGCTGAGGGTCCTGGTCAATGACGGCACGCCCGAGGAATCCCAATTGGGACTGCTCATCCTGCGCAAGGTGCTGGACGATGAGACTTTCAGGATGCATACGGCGCCCGATCGAGTTCCAATGACCCTCCAATCGGTAGCCAGCCGCCGCTCCAGCTATATCGACTTCCTGCTTCCCGGGGTGCTGTCCCTGGCCATCATGCAGAGCGGTATTTTCGGGGTGGCCTTCGGATTCGTTGCGCTCCGAAAACGGGGGGTGCTTCGCCGCCTGTCGGTGACTCCCATGAGACCCCAGGAATTCATCGCGGCCCAGGTGACCATGCGGCTGATAGTCTTGCTGGCGCAAACCGTTGTCCTGGTTGGGGTGGGGATTTTCTTCTTCGACCTGCAGTTCATGGGAAGTCTGCTGGATCTCTTCGCCGTGGGCCTGTTGGGCGGAGCCGTGTTCCTGGCCATCGGCTTTTTCCTGGCCGGTATCGCCAGGACCGAAGATCAGGTCGTCCCCCTGGCCAACGTGGTTTCGCTACCCATGATGCTCCTCTCGGGTGTGTTTTTCAGCCGCTCCAATCTGCCGGAGCCGGTGCGACTGGTTACCGATTTCTTCCCCCTGACTTACCTGGCAGACGGCATGCGAAGCATTGTGCTGGAAGGTTCGACTCTTCCGACTCTTTGGCTCCAGTTGGCCGGCCTGGGATTGTGGAGCATCGTTTCGGTCTGGGCGGCGGTGAAGGTTTTTCGCTGGGAGTAG
- the frdA gene encoding fumarate reductase (quinol) flavoprotein subunit, which yields MPSHDVLLVGGGGAGLRAAIAVSEVDPNLSVAVVSKVYPMRSHTVSAEGGAAAVIKEGDSLDEHAYDTISGGDWMCDQDAVELFVNEAPREMLQLEHWGCPWSREPDGTVAVRPFGGMKKERTWFAADKTGFHMLHALFQTSLKYGSITRYDEWFVTRLLVEDGRVQGVVAIELMTGRIQAITAKSVILCTGGCGKVFPFTTNANIKNGDGMSLAYRAGVPLKDMEFVQYHPTGLPFTGILITEASRAEGGFLLNKDGYRYLQDYDLGTPQPKPVLRSMELGPRDRLSQAFMKELDKGRTLEGPYGPYVHLDLTHLGKKIIDTKLPFVRELCLKYENIDPVSQLIPVRPVVHYMMGGVHTDIQGATPLEGLFAAGEVACVSINGANRLGSNSLTELLVFGARAGQAAAEHALQDKPVSAGIEAQAADEKKRLEREFLHKSDGSESIAGLRSEMQATMEKSAGIYRTGALLEEARSDVAELKERFRRVAIQDHSHTFNTELTTALELSYMLDVAEAVVECALNRTESRGAHQRTDFPQRDDEGFLAHSLVSHRPDDRPKVEYLPVSITRWPPGERVYGRPAAEAPQG from the coding sequence ATGCCTTCCCATGACGTTCTGTTGGTGGGTGGTGGAGGAGCAGGCCTGAGAGCCGCCATTGCCGTTTCCGAGGTTGACCCCAATCTGAGCGTAGCCGTGGTCTCCAAGGTCTATCCCATGAGGAGCCACACCGTGTCGGCGGAAGGCGGAGCTGCAGCCGTCATCAAGGAGGGCGACAGCCTGGACGAACACGCCTATGACACCATCTCCGGTGGAGACTGGATGTGCGACCAGGATGCCGTGGAACTCTTCGTCAACGAGGCTCCCCGTGAAATGCTTCAACTGGAGCATTGGGGTTGCCCCTGGAGCCGTGAACCTGACGGAACCGTGGCCGTTCGTCCCTTCGGCGGAATGAAGAAGGAGCGTACCTGGTTCGCCGCCGACAAGACCGGCTTCCACATGCTCCACGCGCTCTTTCAGACCTCTCTCAAATACGGATCCATCACTCGTTACGACGAATGGTTCGTCACCAGGCTTCTGGTGGAGGACGGCCGCGTGCAGGGCGTGGTGGCTATCGAGCTGATGACGGGCAGGATCCAGGCCATTACCGCCAAATCCGTCATCCTCTGTACCGGCGGTTGCGGAAAGGTGTTCCCTTTCACCACCAATGCCAACATCAAGAACGGTGACGGCATGTCGCTTGCCTACCGTGCGGGAGTGCCCCTGAAGGACATGGAGTTCGTGCAGTACCATCCCACCGGACTCCCCTTCACCGGGATTCTGATCACCGAAGCCTCCCGGGCCGAAGGCGGGTTCCTGCTCAACAAGGATGGATACCGCTACCTGCAGGACTACGATCTGGGGACGCCTCAGCCCAAGCCGGTACTGCGGTCCATGGAGCTGGGCCCTCGAGACCGCTTGTCGCAAGCCTTCATGAAGGAGTTGGACAAGGGCCGGACGCTCGAGGGGCCCTATGGACCCTATGTCCATCTCGACCTCACCCACCTGGGCAAGAAGATCATCGACACCAAGTTGCCCTTTGTTCGCGAACTTTGCCTCAAGTACGAGAACATCGACCCGGTGAGCCAGTTGATACCGGTCCGACCGGTGGTCCACTACATGATGGGCGGCGTCCACACCGACATCCAGGGAGCCACGCCCCTGGAGGGGCTGTTCGCTGCCGGCGAAGTGGCTTGTGTAAGTATCAACGGCGCCAACCGACTGGGCTCCAATTCCTTGACCGAGCTTCTGGTTTTCGGCGCCCGGGCGGGACAGGCTGCGGCCGAACACGCCTTGCAGGACAAGCCGGTGAGCGCCGGCATCGAGGCTCAGGCAGCCGATGAGAAAAAGCGCCTGGAACGAGAGTTTCTCCACAAGAGCGACGGCAGCGAGTCCATTGCGGGCCTTCGCAGCGAAATGCAGGCCACCATGGAAAAGAGCGCCGGAATTTACCGAACGGGGGCTCTGCTGGAAGAGGCCCGGTCCGATGTTGCCGAACTGAAGGAACGTTTCCGTCGAGTAGCCATCCAGGACCACAGCCACACCTTCAACACCGAGTTGACGACCGCCCTGGAGCTCTCATACATGTTGGACGTGGCCGAGGCCGTGGTCGAGTGTGCCTTGAATCGAACCGAATCCCGGGGGGCCCATCAGCGGACCGATTTTCCACAGCGGGACGATGAAGGGTTTCTGGCCCACTCCCTGGTCTCTCACCGACCCGACGATCGTCCCAAGGTCGAATACCTGCCCGTTTCCATCACCCGCTGGCCCCCGGGCGAACGGGTTTACGGCCGGCCGGCAGCTGAAGCGCCACAGGGTTGA
- a CDS encoding alpha/beta hydrolase — MATSQPDLSFLWPLLKGLLVIYVVLVGSVYLFQRKLQYFPNADPVPLPQGQAFRGLQEIELETEDGIRLLSWYWPGDRPLTLVYFSGNGGNRADRLEWARDFHRLGYGLFLLEYRGYGGNPGTPTERNLYRDAQAALDWLARDPGRKLAYLGESLGSGVAVEMATRAPPAGLIIQSGFSSAADVGQHRYPLLPVGLLMKDPFDSLPKIKGLSCPLLAIHGDRDRTVPLPLGWALFEAAPEPKEWLMVPGAAHNDVSGVGGQSYWKKIDDFLNEVSDSGPNGEAVPQTYKQ; from the coding sequence ATGGCGACATCCCAACCCGACCTCTCCTTCCTCTGGCCGCTGCTGAAAGGCCTGTTGGTAATCTATGTGGTCCTGGTCGGAAGCGTCTACCTGTTCCAGAGGAAACTCCAATACTTCCCTAACGCGGATCCGGTTCCCCTGCCACAGGGACAGGCATTTCGAGGACTCCAGGAGATCGAGCTGGAAACAGAGGACGGAATCCGGTTGCTGAGTTGGTACTGGCCGGGAGACCGGCCGCTCACCCTGGTCTATTTCAGTGGCAATGGCGGCAACCGCGCGGATCGCCTCGAGTGGGCGCGAGACTTTCACCGCCTGGGCTACGGCCTCTTCCTCCTGGAATACCGGGGGTACGGGGGCAACCCCGGAACTCCCACCGAGAGGAATCTCTACCGGGACGCCCAGGCGGCCCTGGACTGGCTCGCCAGAGACCCGGGTCGGAAACTGGCTTACCTTGGAGAATCACTGGGGTCCGGAGTGGCGGTGGAGATGGCGACCCGAGCCCCGCCTGCCGGACTCATCATTCAATCGGGTTTCTCCTCGGCGGCGGATGTCGGCCAACACAGGTACCCCCTTCTGCCCGTGGGCCTGTTGATGAAGGACCCTTTCGATTCACTGCCCAAGATCAAGGGACTGAGCTGCCCGTTGCTGGCCATTCACGGCGACCGGGACAGGACCGTCCCCCTCCCGCTGGGCTGGGCGCTCTTTGAAGCGGCCCCGGAGCCCAAAGAGTGGCTGATGGTTCCCGGCGCCGCCCACAACGATGTGTCGGGCGTAGGGGGGCAATCCTACTGGAAGAAGATCGACGACTTCCTGAATGAAGTGTCGGACAGCGGACCCAATGGCGAGGCTGTGCCTCAAACCTACAAGCAATAA
- a CDS encoding ABC transporter ATP-binding protein, with product MSSVILAVDNLCKKYGDLVAVDRVSFSVRRQEIFGILGPNGAGKTSTLEMIETLRPIDAGTVILDGLDVRGHPRQVQQRIGVQLQSASFFEKLNLRELLLLLGELYGRSVDPVRLLGEVELQDRAKAQVEQLSGGQKQRFSVAAALVNDPLLVFLDEPTTGLDPQARRHLWGVIRRIRSEGKTVVLTTHYMEEAEELCDRVAIMDRGRIVADAPPQKLIGDLLASGFKKERVERLANLEDVFLHLTGHALQEE from the coding sequence GTGTCATCGGTGATTCTGGCTGTCGACAACCTGTGCAAGAAATATGGAGACCTGGTCGCCGTCGATCGGGTCAGCTTCTCGGTTCGCCGCCAGGAAATCTTCGGCATCCTCGGCCCCAACGGCGCCGGAAAGACCTCAACTCTGGAAATGATCGAAACGCTGAGGCCCATCGATGCCGGGACGGTCATTCTGGATGGGCTGGACGTCCGCGGTCACCCCCGGCAGGTTCAACAGCGGATAGGTGTTCAGCTCCAGTCGGCTTCCTTTTTCGAGAAGCTCAATCTGAGGGAGTTGCTGCTGTTGTTGGGAGAACTTTACGGCCGGTCGGTGGATCCCGTGCGACTGTTGGGCGAGGTGGAATTGCAGGATCGCGCCAAGGCTCAGGTGGAGCAGCTCTCGGGGGGGCAAAAGCAGCGTTTCTCGGTAGCCGCGGCCCTGGTGAACGATCCGCTGCTGGTGTTTCTGGATGAGCCTACCACCGGACTGGACCCTCAGGCTCGACGGCACCTCTGGGGCGTCATCCGCAGAATTCGCTCCGAGGGAAAAACGGTGGTCCTGACGACCCATTACATGGAAGAGGCCGAGGAGTTGTGCGATCGAGTGGCTATCATGGACCGAGGCAGGATCGTCGCCGACGCCCCTCCCCAAAAACTCATCGGCGATCTCTTGGCATCCGGGTTCAAGAAGGAAAGAGTGGAACGGTTGGCCAACCTGGAAGACGTGTTTCTCCACCTCACCGGCCACGCCTTGCAAGAGGAATAA
- a CDS encoding nucleoside 2-deoxyribosyltransferase — protein MSKTLYLANPYGFSAQQSRGPLQDLVAALESMGAEVWEPFARNNQIDRTTPDWAYRIGQADLRDVREADGLFAVVNGCPPDEGVMVELGMAIAWGKPVFLFRDDFRRCSDSEGYPLNLMVFTGLPENGWEASWYTSIEELADTQKALARWLSKG, from the coding sequence ATGAGCAAGACCCTCTATCTGGCCAATCCCTACGGCTTCTCGGCGCAACAGAGCCGGGGACCGCTGCAGGATCTGGTGGCGGCCCTCGAATCGATGGGCGCCGAGGTCTGGGAGCCCTTTGCCCGGAACAACCAGATCGACCGGACCACTCCGGACTGGGCTTATCGGATCGGTCAAGCCGACCTTCGCGACGTGCGGGAGGCGGATGGGTTGTTTGCAGTCGTCAATGGCTGCCCCCCGGACGAGGGCGTGATGGTTGAGCTGGGCATGGCCATCGCCTGGGGAAAGCCGGTGTTCCTCTTCCGGGACGATTTCCGGCGCTGCAGCGACAGCGAGGGCTATCCCCTCAACCTGATGGTGTTCACCGGTCTCCCTGAAAACGGTTGGGAAGCCAGTTGGTACACCTCAATCGAGGAACTGGCAGATACGCAAAAGGCGCTGGCCCGGTGGTTGAGCAAGGGCTAG
- a CDS encoding prolyl oligopeptidase family serine peptidase translates to MQPRVHALGAWPEDRPLAYPKTRKADQVDRYHGIDVPDPYRWLETPDSEETRSWIQAQNALTFRYLGKISQRAPIRRTLERLWNYERYSVPHKEGGRYFYRKNDGLQNQSVLYTLASLTGKPRVLLDPNRLSDQGTIALANYSISPDGRFMAYGLSTSGSDWMEWKIREVSTGKDLKEKLRWIKFSGASWDRDNRGFYYSRYDEPKGTPGPADTHYHQKLYYHRIGTPQSEDVLVYERPDQKEWGFSPVVTEDGKYLVIHVWKGTDRRNRVYIRSLEDAASKVVPLLDDFDASYRFINNDGSLFWFSTDLEAPRGRVIAVDILRPGRSNWREVIPEMAETLEQVSLINHRFIATYLKDAYSLVRLFGLEGQSAGTIDLPGLGTVTGFDGKKDDSETFFGFAGFTTPLTIFHQDLESGNRRLFREPSVDFDARVYETRQVFYRSKDGTRIPMFLTHRKDLSRERTHPTFLYGYGGFNISLTPYFSVSNLVWLELGGVLAVPNLRGGGEYGEEWHQAGTKENKQNVFDDFIAAAEWLIRHGYTRPSQLAIGGRSNGGLLVGAVMTQRPELFGAALPGVGVLDMLRFQKFTIGWAWVSDYGSSEDPSQFKALLAYSPLHNLRHGTRYPPTLVTTADHDDRVVPAHSYKFAAALQDAQAGDAPVLIRIETQAGHGAGKPTSKVIEEVADQWGFLVHTLRMDLSDLEATDSSRTGKN, encoded by the coding sequence ATGCAGCCACGGGTCCACGCCTTGGGCGCCTGGCCCGAAGATCGCCCGCTTGCCTATCCCAAGACCCGAAAAGCCGACCAGGTTGACCGTTACCACGGCATCGATGTCCCGGACCCCTATCGCTGGCTCGAAACCCCGGATTCGGAAGAGACCCGTTCCTGGATTCAGGCCCAGAATGCGCTGACGTTCCGATACCTCGGCAAGATATCCCAGCGGGCGCCAATCAGGAGAACGCTGGAGCGGCTGTGGAACTACGAACGCTACAGCGTGCCTCATAAGGAGGGCGGCCGCTACTTCTACCGAAAAAACGACGGTCTGCAGAACCAAAGCGTACTCTATACGCTGGCCAGCCTGACCGGGAAGCCGCGTGTGCTGCTGGACCCCAACCGGCTTTCCGATCAAGGGACCATCGCCCTGGCCAACTACTCCATCAGTCCTGATGGCCGTTTCATGGCCTACGGTCTCTCAACCTCCGGTTCGGATTGGATGGAATGGAAGATTCGAGAGGTCTCGACAGGCAAGGACTTGAAGGAGAAACTGCGCTGGATCAAGTTCTCCGGAGCCTCATGGGACCGCGACAACCGGGGATTCTACTACAGCCGCTACGACGAACCCAAGGGAACTCCCGGACCGGCGGACACCCACTACCACCAGAAACTCTACTACCACCGGATCGGCACGCCTCAGTCGGAGGATGTGCTGGTTTATGAGCGCCCCGACCAGAAGGAATGGGGCTTCAGCCCCGTGGTCACCGAAGACGGGAAGTATCTGGTTATTCACGTTTGGAAGGGGACCGACAGGCGAAATCGTGTCTACATCCGGTCCCTCGAGGACGCGGCCTCGAAGGTCGTTCCCCTGCTGGATGATTTCGACGCTTCCTACAGGTTCATCAACAACGACGGTTCCCTTTTCTGGTTCAGTACCGACCTGGAGGCTCCACGTGGACGAGTGATTGCGGTGGATATCCTAAGGCCGGGGCGGTCGAACTGGCGGGAGGTCATCCCCGAGATGGCCGAAACGCTGGAACAGGTGAGCCTGATCAACCATCGGTTCATTGCCACCTACCTCAAGGACGCCTACTCCCTGGTGCGGCTCTTTGGGCTCGAGGGACAGTCCGCCGGCACCATTGACCTTCCCGGCCTCGGCACCGTCACCGGCTTCGACGGCAAGAAAGACGACTCGGAGACTTTCTTCGGTTTTGCCGGTTTCACCACTCCTCTGACTATTTTCCACCAGGACCTCGAATCGGGTAATCGCCGGCTGTTCCGGGAGCCGAGCGTCGATTTCGACGCCCGGGTCTATGAGACCCGGCAGGTCTTCTATCGAAGCAAGGACGGGACCCGAATCCCGATGTTTTTGACTCACCGCAAGGATCTCTCAAGGGAGCGGACGCACCCGACCTTCCTGTACGGCTACGGGGGCTTCAACATTTCCCTGACCCCCTACTTCTCCGTCTCCAATCTTGTCTGGCTGGAGCTGGGGGGCGTGTTGGCCGTCCCCAATCTCAGAGGAGGAGGCGAGTACGGAGAGGAGTGGCACCAGGCCGGGACCAAGGAAAACAAGCAGAACGTGTTCGATGACTTCATTGCTGCCGCCGAATGGCTGATACGGCACGGATACACCCGTCCTTCCCAATTGGCCATCGGCGGGCGCAGCAATGGAGGGCTGCTGGTGGGAGCCGTCATGACCCAGCGGCCGGAACTGTTCGGTGCGGCTCTACCGGGAGTTGGGGTTCTGGACATGCTGCGTTTCCAAAAATTCACCATCGGATGGGCCTGGGTTTCGGACTACGGGTCCTCGGAGGATCCAAGTCAGTTCAAGGCGCTGCTGGCCTACTCCCCGCTTCACAACCTTCGGCACGGCACCCGCTACCCGCCCACCCTCGTCACCACCGCCGACCACGACGACCGGGTGGTTCCTGCCCACAGCTACAAGTTCGCCGCCGCCCTGCAGGACGCCCAGGCGGGCGACGCACCGGTGCTCATCCGCATCGAGACCCAGGCGGGCCACGGAGCCGGCAAGCCCACCAGCAAGGTCATCGAGGAAGTGGCCGATCAGTGGGGCTTCCTGGTCCACACCCTGAGAATGGACCTGTCCGATTTGGAGGCAACGGACTCCTCCCGGACCGGAAAGAACTGA
- a CDS encoding fumarate reductase subunit C (part of four member fumarate reductase enzyme complex FrdABCD which catalyzes the reduction of fumarate to succinate during anaerobic respiration; FrdCD are the membrane components which interact with quinone and are involved in electron transfer; FrdAB are the catalytic subcomplex consisting of a flavoprotein subunit and an iron-sulfur subunit, respectively; the catalytic subunits are similar to succinate dehydrogenase SdhAB), with protein MKPPVAYRQYHPKWYRTRVSTLWWSRKWSYLKFMLREISSVFVAFYVVILLMQLHALRGGPEPYQEFQHWLKNPVLVILNGISLFFVILHAVTWFNLTPKAMVVRLRGKRLPNVLVAAPNYVAWLAISALIVFLLMRQG; from the coding sequence ATGAAGCCACCGGTGGCTTATCGCCAGTACCATCCCAAATGGTACCGAACCCGGGTCTCGACCCTCTGGTGGAGCCGGAAGTGGTCGTACCTGAAGTTCATGCTCCGGGAGATCAGCAGCGTCTTCGTGGCTTTCTACGTGGTGATCCTCCTGATGCAGCTCCATGCCTTGAGGGGAGGGCCCGAACCCTATCAGGAATTCCAGCACTGGCTCAAGAACCCGGTGCTGGTGATTCTCAATGGCATCAGTCTTTTTTTCGTGATCCTTCACGCGGTTACCTGGTTTAACTTGACTCCCAAGGCGATGGTGGTCCGCTTGCGAGGCAAACGGCTCCCCAACGTGCTGGTGGCCGCTCCCAACTACGTGGCCTGGCTGGCGATTTCCGCGCTGATTGTTTTCCTGCTCATGCGACAAGGTTGA
- a CDS encoding glycosyltransferase family 2 protein → MDLLFLLLAGVVLLKGLLGALHSLSYTRYLDRQLSRTPPAWMPPASVIVPCKGTDFELQENVEAILDQEFEDYEVIVVTATESDPSLGALRRAARRFPGRRVKFVVSGLSNQRGEKVHNLLRALESVDPASQVLVFADSDGRPHRHWLRDLLAPLRDPETGASTGYRWFFPRRGNLASLLRATWNSSIATLLGEHPHNFAWGGSMAIRRSTFAAVDVPAYWKRSVSDDYSLTEAVNAAGLRVHFQPRCLVASHGDCTWRELLEWSTRQIIITKVYSRGRWRLALLSEWPFVLFWWWTVGELLASALGVGGSIEIDWLQGAPLLFLLVLVWFFGAVRGLFRWRMIRRIRSEQQEGLKRDFWGYLLLGPLAATLTACNLAISLFTSTIVWRRVRYELVSRREVRVVRDE, encoded by the coding sequence ATGGACTTGCTTTTCCTCCTTCTTGCCGGAGTGGTTCTCCTCAAGGGCTTGCTCGGCGCATTGCACAGCCTGAGCTACACGCGCTATCTCGACCGCCAGTTGTCACGCACACCGCCTGCCTGGATGCCTCCAGCTTCGGTGATCGTTCCCTGCAAGGGGACCGATTTCGAGTTGCAGGAGAACGTGGAGGCCATCCTGGATCAGGAGTTCGAGGACTACGAAGTCATCGTCGTGACCGCCACCGAGTCCGATCCCTCGCTGGGAGCTCTCCGCAGGGCAGCTCGGAGATTTCCGGGCCGGCGGGTCAAGTTCGTGGTGTCCGGACTCTCGAACCAGCGCGGAGAGAAGGTGCACAATCTCCTGCGGGCCTTGGAAAGTGTGGATCCGGCCTCGCAGGTCCTGGTTTTCGCAGATTCGGACGGGCGGCCTCACCGGCATTGGCTGCGGGATCTGCTGGCACCCCTGAGAGACCCCGAAACAGGAGCCTCCACCGGCTACAGGTGGTTCTTCCCCCGCAGGGGAAATCTGGCCAGCCTTTTGCGGGCCACCTGGAACAGCTCCATAGCCACGCTCTTGGGGGAGCATCCTCACAACTTTGCCTGGGGAGGCTCGATGGCCATCCGACGGTCGACCTTTGCGGCCGTGGACGTACCGGCTTATTGGAAGCGTTCCGTCAGTGACGACTATTCCCTCACGGAGGCGGTAAATGCGGCGGGCCTGCGAGTCCACTTTCAACCTCGCTGTCTGGTGGCCTCCCATGGGGACTGCACCTGGAGAGAGCTGCTGGAATGGTCCACTCGCCAAATTATCATTACCAAGGTCTACTCGCGAGGTCGCTGGAGGCTGGCGCTGCTCTCGGAGTGGCCCTTTGTCCTGTTCTGGTGGTGGACGGTGGGTGAGCTGCTGGCGTCGGCCCTTGGGGTGGGGGGATCCATCGAGATCGACTGGCTGCAGGGCGCCCCGTTGCTGTTCCTGTTGGTGTTGGTCTGGTTTTTCGGTGCTGTTCGCGGTCTGTTTCGCTGGAGAATGATCCGGCGGATCCGCTCCGAGCAGCAAGAAGGGCTCAAGCGAGACTTTTGGGGATACCTGCTGCTGGGGCCGCTGGCGGCGACGCTGACCGCCTGCAATCTAGCGATCTCCCTGTTTACTTCCACCATCGTCTGGCGCCGCGTACGCTACGAATTGGTGTCCAGACGCGAGGTGCGCGTGGTTCGGGACGAATGA
- a CDS encoding succinate dehydrogenase/fumarate reductase iron-sulfur subunit, with translation MAETITIEVTRYRPEQEGEPTFQSYEVPLSKDWVVLDALNYIKDHLDGSLSFRWSCRMGVCGSCGMTVNGEPKLTCATFLSHYSPGPIRVEPLQNFPVVRDLVIEMTDFLEKLQSVKPWIVRKDDPAPAKGEFLQTPEQLDEFKQFSMCINCMICYAACPVYGLDPQFVGPAAIALAQRYNLDSRDQGEQERLDVLSQHEGIWGCTFVGECTEVCPKNVDPAGAIQQYKLAATKDWFKSFLMPWSKQ, from the coding sequence ATGGCTGAAACGATAACCATCGAAGTGACTCGCTACCGCCCCGAGCAGGAGGGCGAACCCACCTTCCAATCCTACGAGGTCCCCTTGAGCAAGGACTGGGTGGTTCTGGACGCCTTGAACTACATCAAGGACCATCTGGACGGTTCCCTGTCCTTTCGTTGGTCCTGCAGGATGGGTGTCTGCGGGAGTTGCGGTATGACCGTCAACGGCGAACCCAAGCTGACCTGCGCCACCTTCTTGTCCCACTATTCCCCTGGACCTATCCGGGTGGAGCCCCTTCAGAATTTTCCGGTGGTTCGGGACCTGGTTATCGAAATGACCGACTTTCTGGAAAAACTGCAGTCGGTGAAACCCTGGATCGTCCGAAAGGATGATCCGGCCCCCGCGAAGGGAGAGTTTCTGCAAACTCCGGAACAGTTGGACGAATTCAAGCAGTTCAGCATGTGCATCAACTGCATGATTTGCTACGCGGCCTGTCCGGTTTACGGGCTCGACCCTCAATTCGTGGGACCGGCCGCCATTGCCCTGGCCCAGCGATACAATCTGGATTCCCGCGACCAGGGCGAGCAAGAGCGTCTGGATGTACTCTCCCAGCACGAGGGGATCTGGGGATGCACATTCGTGGGAGAGTGCACCGAGGTCTGTCCCAAGAACGTGGATCCGGCAGGAGCCATCCAGCAATACAAGCTCGCGGCCACCAAGGACTGGTTCAAGTCCTTTCTGATGCCCTGGAGCAAGCAATGA